The nucleotide sequence CGTGGCTCGTAGCGGCGTTTCGCGGGCGGCGGTAGCCACCGTGAACCCGTATTGCCAGCGGTCGCTCACCCACTGCGACCAGTTCAAGCGCACACCGGCCGGGCTTTTATAAACCCCGTCGCTGATCAGTGCGCTGGCGTGTTTGCGGCCCCAGGCCCATTCCACGCCCAGGCCGGGGCGCCATGTGCGCGCGCTGTAACTGCCGTAGTTCGCGTATTGATAATACTGCTCGGCGAAGGCACGAAAGCCGTTTTTCGTCCACGGCGAATTAGCACGGGCCTTGAGTTGGAAATCCTTCGAGCCGGCACTCCCGGTGCTGCCGCTGCTGCTTCCATACTGGCTTGTGGCACTGACCGACGGCCGCCGCCGATCACGCACTCCTGCCCGAGCAAGCTGGATGTGATCATCTTGCGGAAACAGCCTCGCCAAGTGCTTGACGTGTCGGCGCCAATATCGGTAATGGCCGCGATCGTGGGCGATCTTCGCCTCGTTAAAACGAAGCCCGGAATCAAGCGGGGCATAGGCTGCCGCGCGCCGGGCCACGCGATGCGCGTGGTTGGGCAACCCGCGCCAGCGCAGCGACTTGGCCGCCAGATTGATCAGCCCGACGTTACGCGGCGCCGCGTTATACAGCGCAAAGGCCCGCGATTGGGCGGTTTTGTGATGCCGCCGGAAATACGCATCCAGAACACGCAGCCGGTCAACGTCGAGACGTTGCCAGTTGGGCTTGCGTTTGCGCTTTTGCCCGCGGACATAGCGCCACACCGGCGTGTTCTTCACCAGACGGGCCAGGATTTGCCGGGCGTGCCCGTAGTGCTCGCAGTCGACGAGCGTGTAATAACGCGCCATCAACAAGCCGGTATCCGGATGTTTTTTATTGGCGATCAACCGAGCATATATCCGTCCGGCCGGCGCGCATTCATGAATATCCAGCAATGCATCCGCCGCCGCATGGCGAACATAGGCCGGCGTGTCATGGCGCTTGGGGCCCAAAGCGTGAAAGGCATGCACCGCTGCCTTGGCGCGCCCCAGTTGACGCAGAACATAAATGCGATCGTAGCGGCTGCGTTGATACGCCGGACTCCCCGCGGGCAACAGTGCCAGATCGACATTGACCAGCCCAAGCGCGTGTTTCAGCGCCTCGTTGCGTCTGGCATAGCGATGCTGACTATCCAGCCGTTGGCGTTTGGTGATGGCACGCCGGATCGCCGCTGCAGCGCGGTCGGCGCGCAGCCGCCGGCGCACCGCGACGGGCAAGCCCTCTGCCTTGTTCTGGCTCAGCTCGAACGCATAGTCAGCCGCGCCCAGGTCCGAAAGCGAGGAAAGCTGGGTTTGCAACGCCTGCTGGTTACTCGGTGCATAGCCCAGCACCCGATTGGCCAGATGCAGTGCCTCGGCTGGGTGGCCCTGATCGCGCAGGCGCGCTGAAATGCCGGCCATATCCGCCAGATTCGGGTGCCCCGATCCGGGCCTGACTTTGGATCCGTAGGCCGACGCGGGCGCGCCGGGCAACGGAAAACCGTCCGATCCAAAACCACCCAGGCCCGAATTCGCCGAGGCCTGAGCACAGCCGCACACAAGCACAAGATACAAGGCACTAACGGCTATGCAGCCACCCGGGGCAACCGGTAAACGCTTTCGGTCGCGTGGCATAGCCTCGCCAACCATCAACGGCGGGCCAAGGCGCGGGAATGGACTGGTCTTTGGTGCATAAAGTCGGACCGGACAGACCCACCGGCGACCCGATAAGCTCGGACGGCGTAGCGGTCAGGCATCTCCAGTTGTGTCATCCGGTTGACTGTCGCGCAGCAGATGAACCGTTCGCGGCTTTGGGCGTCGACGCGCCGTGCTCTGATGCGATCGCCGAACCTCGTTTCCATCCGGAACACCACTGTCTCCGCAAAGCTCCGCCGCCGGTCACTGCAGGCATGCTTCCCTGCCCCCCGACCAGTGCCGGCCGGTAAACCGCAGATTTTCGTCGGGTTCTGTCCAGCGCAGCGCAGCGCAAATGTCGTCTCACTGCGCGATCCGGTGCCGCGTTGGGGACGGGATCGTGACAGCACGTTTAGCTTTGCACAATTAATATAACACCGTTGCCTTTCGTAAGCCCAATCGCCGGAGACCAAGGTCGCCGCCACGTCGCCATCGGCTTCATCCAGGATTTATGGGGCCAGACGCCACTCCAGAACCATGCTTGAACGCGGTGTGTAGGCAGGATTGAAAAAGACGGCGTATCCCGCTGGAGTGGAAGCGCCACCAACTAACCAGTCCTGAAGAATACGAAGTAAGAATCGATACCGATGATTCGACGACGAGACCAGCAACCGAGACCGACGATCCACGGACCATCCTGCGGCGCCGCACGCCCTGGATCGAAGCGCGGTTGCCGTGGCTGTATCTCAAAGGCATTTTTTCGACTGGCGACTTCAGCTAAGCGCTGACGGTCGTGCTGCGTGACGGCGCGGCGAGCGTATCGGCGGCGACGCTATCCCGATTGAAACAGTAGGGGCGCACCGAACACGACGCCTCGGTCCCCCGGGAGCTGAGCGCTCATCGTCATCTGTATGGTTGGGCGGATGGCATGCAGTTCAACCTACCAGGCGACGATACGCGCGCCTGTAGGCTGGTCATCATTGGCGTGCTGCCCGACGGAACGAAAGAGTTCGTGGCCTTCGGTGATGGCGTGCGCGAGTCGGAACAGCGGGGGCCCGCGCTCGAAATGCAACCGGACCGCTGGCGGGTAAGACGTTTTCCGAGGGTGCCGGTGTCAGCGAAACGCCGGCTCGTCGAACGAGCGCAGCTTGCGTGAATGCAGGGCTTCGACGCCCGATTCGCGGATCAGCTTGAGTGTTTCCAGGCCGATGGCCAGATGCTGCTGGACCTGGCTCTGGTAGAAGGCGTTGGCCATGCTGCGCAGCTTGAGTTCGCCGTGCATGGGCTTGTCGGATACGCACAGCAGGGTGCCGTAGGGCACGCGCAGGCGAAAGCCGTTGGCGGCGATGGTCGCGCTTTCCATGTCGATGGCGATGGCGCGCGACTGGGAGAAGCGTTCGTAGAGTTCGTCGTAGCGGAATTCCCAGTTCCGGTTGTCGGTGCTGGCGACGGTGCCGGTGCGCAGGCGATTTTTAAGGTTGCGTTTGGACAGCCCGGTCACGCCGGACACGGCCTGTTCGAGCGCGATCTGCATTTCGGCGATCGGCGGGATCGGCACCCACGGCGGCAGGTCCTGATCGAGGACATGATCCTCGCGCACGTAGGCGTGGGCGAGCACGTAGTCGCCCAGTTGCTGGGAGCGGCGCAGGCCGCCGCAGTGGCCGATCATCAGCCAGCAGTGCGGGCGCAGTACGGCCACATGATCGGTGATGGTCTTGGCATTCGCCGGGCCCATGCCGATGTTGATCAGCGTGACGCCGAGGCCGTCCTCGCGGGTCAGGTGATAGGCCGGCATCGGCGGCAGATGCTTCGGCGTCTCGCCGCCGGCACTCAGATGATCGAAGCGGGGGTTGGGCTCGACCACGTCGCCCGGCGAGATGAAGCCGGTGTACTCGTCGTGGTGGGCGATCTGTTCATGGGCATAAGTGGCGAAATCGTCGACATAGCGCTGGTAGTTGGTCAGCAGTACGAAGCCCTGGAAATACGATGGGTCGGTGCCGGTGTAGTGCGCCAGGCGTTGCAGGGCCAGATCGGTGCGCTGGGCATCGAACAGCGCCAACGGGAACGGTTGGCCGGGCTGGGTGCGATGCGTGCTGTTGGGAATCGCGTCGTTCATGTTGGCCAGATCCGGCAGATCGAAGGCCTGTTCCATCGCCCGTACCTCCGCCGGCGTGAGATTGGCCGTGGCCTGTTCAATCATGAACGGCAGCGGGATCGGCTGATCCGACAGGCCGACCTGGATCGGCGCGCCGTGGTTTTCGATCAGCAACGACAGTTGTTCCAGCAGGTAATCGTGGAACAGATCCGGCCGGGTGACCGTGGTGCCGTGCACACCGCCCTTGCGCAGCGAGCCGTAGGTCGGCCGCACCGGGCTGACCAGTCGATCCGGCGTGGTTTCGATGCCGACGTAGGGGTAGTAGGCCGCCGGCAGGGGTTCCGGCGCGTGCTCACCGGCCACGAACCGACGATGCCGGTCGGCCATCTGCGCATGCGCGGCCGCATACAGCGATTCGATCCGGGCAAGGGCGGCCTCGGCGGTGTCGAAGGATTGCAGATCGCGGGCGTTGCCGTGTGCGGTGCCGGGCATTTCGTGGTGATCCTTGTGCGTCGGTTCCGTTGTCGGAGCGAGATTAGCAGCTCGAAGCGTCAGTGGAACGCGGCGCGCTGCAAGGTCATGATGTCGTCGCCAAGTATCCCCTTGCAGACGCCAAAACCGAGCCGCTTGTATGCGCGAACGGCCTGGGCATTGTCGGCAAATACGGCCAGTTCGAGCGTGTTCGCCGCGCCATGCCGGTCGGCCTCTGCGGCAAGCCGGAGAATCAGTGTATCTATGATGCGCTGGCCTCGCCGGGCCGGGTTCACGATCAGGCGGGCGAAGCGCACGATGGCGGGCGGCTTGAAATAGTATTCGCCGAAGGCGATCAAGCTGCCGGTTGCGTCCACCAGCGCATGGGGGCGGGCTTGTTCGCGATGCAACGCGAGCGCCAAGCCCGGACCGTCCAGCGGCCAGGGCGTATTCGGACCGGCCCAACGCTGCGCGGCATGGGCATCCGAGATCCAGCGGGTCAGTTGCGCATAGTCGCCGGGTTCGGGCTTGCGCAGCGCAAACCGGGCGTCGACGGTCGGGGTCATCGCGTCCAGAAGTTATTGCGTACCAGGTCGACCACTTCGCCCATGCGCCCGGATAGCACGGCCTTGGTCGAATACAGTGCGGTGGAGGCCACCTGGCCGAATTCGATATGCGGCGGCATCACCAGTTCCATGCGATTGACCTTCACATCGAGAATGCCGGGGCCGTCGTGGGCGAGCAGTTCGGCCACGGCGCCGTCGAGTTCGTGCTTGGCCTCGATCTTGCGGCCCCACAGGCCGATGGCATGCGCCAGCGCGCCGAAATCCGGGTTCTTCAATTCGGTATACGCATCCAGCAGGCCGTCGACCTTCTGTTCCAGTTCCACGAACCCGAGCGAGCTGTTGTTGAAGATCACGATCTTGAGCGGGATTTCGAACTGGGCCAGCGTGAGCAGATCGCCCATGAGCATGGACAGTCCGCCGTCGCCGCACATGGCGATCACCTGGCGGCCCGGATAGGCCCGGCTGATGCCGAGCGCCTGTGGATAGGCATTCGCCATGGTGCCGTGGACCAGGCTCGGCAGGGTCCGGCGCTTGCCGTTGGCCTTGATATGACGCAGACACCACACCATCGGGCTGCCGCCGTCGGCGGTGAACACGGCATCGTCGGCCCCGTGCCGATCGAGCGCGAGCGTGAGTTCCTGGGGATGAATCAGGCCGTCGTCCTCCGATTCGACCGCCGCGTCATCGAGTGATTCGAGATAGGTCTGGCGGCAGGCGTTGACCCAGTCGCGGTCGTCGTGGGGCTGGATACGTTCGAGGAGCGCTGCACAGGTATCGCGCACCGAGCCGATCACGCCGATATCCACCGGGTGGCGCAGGCCGATCTGGCCGGCGGCGATATCGACCTGGATGAGGGTCGCGTCCTCGGGATAGAACTGGGCCCAGGCGAAACTGCAGCCGAGCAGCAGCAGGGTGTCGCATTCGGAGACCGCACGATAACCGCCGGCCAGCCCGAACACGCCGGTCATGCCCACTTCCAGTTCGTTGTCGTATTCGATGAAGTCCTTGGCGCGCGAAGTCCAGGCGATCGGCGCGCCGAGCTTGTCGGCCAGCGCGATCACTTCGTCGTGGGCGTCGGCGCAGCCGTAGCCGGCATAGATGGAGACTTTCCTGCCCGCGTCGAGCGCGGCGACCACGGCGTCCAGTTCGGACTCGGACGGGCGGATGACCGGATCGAAGCGCATCGTGCGCCAGGGCAGCGGATTCTCGGGCCTGGCGGTGAAGATATCGCCCGGCACGATCAACACGGCGACGCCGCCTTCGTTGAGCGCCTTCTGCGCGGCGATGGCGGTCAGACGCCTGGCATTCTCGGGGCTGGCGACGTATTCGCAGAACACGCTGTACTGCGAATACAGTGGACGCTGGTCCACGTCCTGCGGAAAGCCGACGCCCATCTCGGCGGTTGCCACCTGCGAGGCGATGAACACCACCGGCGCGCCGTTGCGGTGCGATTCCAGCAAGCCGTTGATGAAATGGGTGCTGCCCGGCCCGCAGGTGCCCGCACAGCAGGCCAGCTCGCCGGTCAGATAGGCCTCGCCGCCGGCCGCGAAGCCACCGACTTCCTCGTGGCGGACGTGGACCCAGTCCATTTCCGAGCGGCGGATGGCATCGGTGAGGTGGTTGATGGTGTCGCCGACCACGCCGTAGCAGCGCTTGGCGCCCGCTTCAAGCAGGGTGGCGACCATGATTTCTGCGACGTTCTGACTCATTGCACGGCTCGGGTTCACGGGTTTCTCGATCGCTCGATCATACAACCTGGGTCGGGCCCGGGTGCCATCCGTTGTGTTGCGCGGCCTGGGCTGACGAGGCCTGCGCAGCCATCGGCGGAATGCCGTTGATCTGCATCAAATACCCCCGGCCGGCGATCGGACAGGCTGTGCTGGAAGTCCTCCCGGACACGATGGAGAGTAAGGCGATGGATATTGTCGACACCTTGAGTGCCGATCATGGCTATCTCACGAGTCTGGCGCGCCGGATCGTGGATGAGCTGCCGCGCTATGTACGTGCCCGCCCGCATTCGGCGGCACGGCTTCGCACGCTGGTGGCCGGCTATGTCGAGTATGAACAGCGCGTGCACGAGCCGCGCGAGGCCTGGCTGCGTGCCTATCTCGCCGCGCGCGACGGGGCCGAGGTGCCGCCCGGGTCCGGCGAGCCGGCCCATGACTGGGCCACGATCCGCGAATGGCTGGTGTCGGCCACCGGGGGCGCGGCCCGGTTGGATCTGCGCCATCAACTCACGGCGGCCCTGCGCGACGGCGCGGAATCGATGCAGCACGAGGAAACGGAGCTGCTCGCCCGGGCCCGGCGGCGCCTGTCCGCGGTCGAGCGGCACGCCCTGGCGCTGCGCACAATGGCCCGGGGCGCCCCGGCGTAAGAACCGGGCGCCCCGAACCGTTGTTTCAGGCTTGGGCCAGTTCGGTGAGGGTTGCGCGCAGGATCTCGTAGAAATTGCCGACCGCGGCGATATCCACCCGCTCCGCGGGCGAGTGCGCGCCACGAATGGTCGGCCCGAACGAGATCATGTCCATCTTCGGGTAACGCGCTCCGATCAGCCCGCATTCCAGCCCGGCGTGGATGACCTTGACCTGAGGTTTTTGCCCGGTCACGCGCTCATGCACGGCCACGAAGCGCGCCAGCAGTGAGGACTTCGGGTTCGGCGCCCAGCCGGGGTAGCCGCGTTCGCGCGTCACCGGAAAGCCGGCCAGCTCGAACATCGTGGCAATCCGGTCGGCCAGCGAGTCGCGCGCGGAATCCATCAGCGAGCGCACCATGAGCGCGGCAGTGAACAAGCCGTCGGCGACCTGCACCACGCCGATATTGTTGGAGGTTTCGACCACGCCGGGCGCGGCCAGGCTCATGCGTTCCACGCCGTAGGGCAGGGCATAGAGCAGGCGCACCAGGCGCTTGGTGTCGCTGGTTGACAAGGCTTTGTCGGCGTCGGCGCGATCCTGGTCGACGCTGACATGGCCATCCACGCCGGCCAACTCTTTCTTGAATATCGCTTCCAGCTCCACCAGTTCCGCGGTGGCTTCGTCGAAGGCGGCATCCGGCAGCGCCACGGTCGCCCAGGCCGCCCGGGTGATGGCGTTGTCCATGCGCCCGCCGTCGTAGTCGACCAGGCGCAGGCCGAGCGGGAGCAGTTGATGCAGCGCACGCGCTAACAGACGGTTGGCACTGGCGCGCCCGGTGTGGATGTCCATGCCCGAATGGCCCCCAGTCAGGCCGCGCACACCGACCTTGAACACGGTGAGGTTACCTTCGAGCGGGTGCTCGGCCAGCTCGGTTTCGGTGGTGACGTTGGCGCCGCCGGCACAGCCGATGCAGACCTCGCCTTCCTCCTCCGTGTCCAGGTTGAGCAGCAGGCGACCGTCCAGCCATTGGGACGCGAGGTTGGCCGCGCCCACCAGCGAGACTTCCTCGGCCACGGTCAGCAACACCTCGATGGGGCCATGTTCGAGTGTGTCGTCGTCCAGGATTGCCAGCGCGGCGGCGGCGCCGATGCCATTGTCGGCGCCGAGCGTGGTGCCGCGCGCCTTCAGCCAGCCGTCCTCGACGAAGGTTTCGATCGGATCCCTTTGGAAATCGTGGTCCACGCCGGCATCGGTTTCGGCGACCATGTCGACATGGCCTTGCAGCACCACGCCCGGCGCGTTTTCGTGGCCCGGCGTGGCGGGTTTGACGATACGCAGGTTATTGGCTTCGTCGCGTTCATGCGCGAAGCCGCGATCATCCGCCCAGGCTTCGATCTTCGACAGGATCGCGTCCTCGTGCCAGGACGGGCGCGGGGTGTCGCAGAAGGTACGGAAATGCTGCCACAGCAGCGTCGGTTCGAGTTGTTCGAGGTGTGTGTTCACGGCGTCGGCCCTCTGAGTCTATGAAAACCCAAGAATCCTAGCGTATGGGCCGTGACTCTGGCAGTGGTGGCGCGTTGATCAGAAGCCAGACT is from Salinisphaera sp. LB1 and encodes:
- a CDS encoding AMP nucleosidase gives rise to the protein MPGTAHGNARDLQSFDTAEAALARIESLYAAAHAQMADRHRRFVAGEHAPEPLPAAYYPYVGIETTPDRLVSPVRPTYGSLRKGGVHGTTVTRPDLFHDYLLEQLSLLIENHGAPIQVGLSDQPIPLPFMIEQATANLTPAEVRAMEQAFDLPDLANMNDAIPNSTHRTQPGQPFPLALFDAQRTDLALQRLAHYTGTDPSYFQGFVLLTNYQRYVDDFATYAHEQIAHHDEYTGFISPGDVVEPNPRFDHLSAGGETPKHLPPMPAYHLTREDGLGVTLINIGMGPANAKTITDHVAVLRPHCWLMIGHCGGLRRSQQLGDYVLAHAYVREDHVLDQDLPPWVPIPPIAEMQIALEQAVSGVTGLSKRNLKNRLRTGTVASTDNRNWEFRYDELYERFSQSRAIAIDMESATIAANGFRLRVPYGTLLCVSDKPMHGELKLRSMANAFYQSQVQQHLAIGLETLKLIRESGVEALHSRKLRSFDEPAFR
- a CDS encoding GNAT family N-acetyltransferase; its protein translation is MTPTVDARFALRKPEPGDYAQLTRWISDAHAAQRWAGPNTPWPLDGPGLALALHREQARPHALVDATGSLIAFGEYYFKPPAIVRFARLIVNPARRGQRIIDTLILRLAAEADRHGAANTLELAVFADNAQAVRAYKRLGFGVCKGILGDDIMTLQRAAFH
- a CDS encoding thiamine pyrophosphate-dependent enzyme, giving the protein MSQNVAEIMVATLLEAGAKRCYGVVGDTINHLTDAIRRSEMDWVHVRHEEVGGFAAGGEAYLTGELACCAGTCGPGSTHFINGLLESHRNGAPVVFIASQVATAEMGVGFPQDVDQRPLYSQYSVFCEYVASPENARRLTAIAAQKALNEGGVAVLIVPGDIFTARPENPLPWRTMRFDPVIRPSESELDAVVAALDAGRKVSIYAGYGCADAHDEVIALADKLGAPIAWTSRAKDFIEYDNELEVGMTGVFGLAGGYRAVSECDTLLLLGCSFAWAQFYPEDATLIQVDIAAGQIGLRHPVDIGVIGSVRDTCAALLERIQPHDDRDWVNACRQTYLESLDDAAVESEDDGLIHPQELTLALDRHGADDAVFTADGGSPMVWCLRHIKANGKRRTLPSLVHGTMANAYPQALGISRAYPGRQVIAMCGDGGLSMLMGDLLTLAQFEIPLKIVIFNNSSLGFVELEQKVDGLLDAYTELKNPDFGALAHAIGLWGRKIEAKHELDGAVAELLAHDGPGILDVKVNRMELVMPPHIEFGQVASTALYSTKAVLSGRMGEVVDLVRNNFWTR
- a CDS encoding aminoacyl-histidine dipeptidase, with the translated sequence MNTHLEQLEPTLLWQHFRTFCDTPRPSWHEDAILSKIEAWADDRGFAHERDEANNLRIVKPATPGHENAPGVVLQGHVDMVAETDAGVDHDFQRDPIETFVEDGWLKARGTTLGADNGIGAAAALAILDDDTLEHGPIEVLLTVAEEVSLVGAANLASQWLDGRLLLNLDTEEEGEVCIGCAGGANVTTETELAEHPLEGNLTVFKVGVRGLTGGHSGMDIHTGRASANRLLARALHQLLPLGLRLVDYDGGRMDNAITRAAWATVALPDAAFDEATAELVELEAIFKKELAGVDGHVSVDQDRADADKALSTSDTKRLVRLLYALPYGVERMSLAAPGVVETSNNIGVVQVADGLFTAALMVRSLMDSARDSLADRIATMFELAGFPVTRERGYPGWAPNPKSSLLARFVAVHERVTGQKPQVKVIHAGLECGLIGARYPKMDMISFGPTIRGAHSPAERVDIAAVGNFYEILRATLTELAQA